One genomic segment of Arthrobacter sp. Marseille-P9274 includes these proteins:
- a CDS encoding BTAD domain-containing putative transcriptional regulator, translated as MAANTWQLQLIDGWRLRSGGRDVKVGLRQQRLIAALALLGSQPRPYLSGLLWPESSEKQASGSLRAAVWTISQQLPGLLVSDNLRLGLAESVRVDVSDFLLDTAGATTGVTTGNRLDVRGRADLLPGWYDDWVLEEQEQFQRRRLSALEAMAENMLALGETEGALEAAWAALRIDPLAGNAMRLLLRAQLQEGNHAGVLSAYRDFSLRMRNEFGARLPADITAIVNPLLIRAV; from the coding sequence ATGGCAGCAAATACATGGCAGTTGCAGCTCATTGACGGTTGGCGTCTGCGCTCCGGCGGCCGGGACGTGAAAGTAGGCCTGCGTCAGCAACGGCTGATTGCCGCCCTGGCGCTACTCGGGAGCCAGCCGCGGCCCTACCTGTCAGGGTTGCTGTGGCCGGAGAGCAGCGAGAAGCAGGCCTCGGGCAGCCTGCGGGCGGCAGTCTGGACCATCTCGCAGCAGCTCCCTGGCCTGTTGGTCAGCGATAACCTTCGGCTGGGCCTGGCGGAATCAGTGCGTGTCGACGTGTCCGACTTCCTCCTCGACACCGCGGGCGCGACGACTGGTGTGACTACGGGAAACCGGCTGGACGTGCGGGGCCGGGCCGATCTGCTGCCCGGGTGGTACGACGACTGGGTCCTCGAAGAACAGGAACAATTCCAGCGGCGCAGGCTGAGCGCCCTGGAGGCCATGGCCGAAAACATGCTGGCCCTCGGCGAAACGGAAGGTGCGCTGGAAGCGGCCTGGGCCGCGTTGCGCATTGATCCGCTGGCCGGCAACGCCATGCGCCTGCTCCTGCGCGCACAACTCCAGGAAGGAAACCACGCCGGGGTACTCTCCGCCTATCGGGACTTCAGCCTCCGCATGCGAAACGAGTTCGGAGCCCGCCTCCCCGCAGACATCACTGCAATCGTCAACCCGCTGCTCATCCGCGCCGTCTGA
- a CDS encoding LysR family transcriptional regulator — translation MSSTNSFVHLRTLLAVLEAGSHSAAAKELGYTTSAVSQQIAALEKALGVALFERGARNLWPTPAGVAMAGHARTLLTQLAHAEDEMSSYAHGDRGRLKVGASGTVAAQLLPKAMARILDRRPEAELRVEDIQSAELPDAVLSGEVDLGIVYEYPLLPAKRHSDLKYRLVLDEELVVLRGGPNTERDERVRLEVLAEAVWATNASGSDSEQVLQLLCAEVGFSPRIRFNSNDFDVIRGIVSEQLAVALVPALALGIDRNIKMQRLSGTPSRRRIYAVRRCTDPNPLLPDMLEALDTAASNFLEWTATAFLTRLTSPLASTRS, via the coding sequence ATGAGCAGTACCAATAGCTTTGTGCACTTGCGGACTCTGCTGGCCGTGCTCGAAGCCGGCTCCCACAGCGCTGCCGCGAAGGAGCTCGGTTATACGACATCCGCCGTCTCCCAGCAGATTGCCGCGCTGGAAAAGGCCCTGGGCGTGGCACTCTTTGAACGCGGTGCCCGGAACCTGTGGCCGACGCCTGCCGGCGTGGCGATGGCCGGACACGCCCGCACCCTCCTTACCCAGCTGGCCCACGCGGAAGACGAAATGTCCTCCTACGCGCACGGCGACCGGGGCCGCCTAAAGGTTGGTGCATCCGGGACCGTAGCCGCCCAGCTTCTTCCGAAGGCCATGGCACGTATCCTGGACAGGCGCCCGGAAGCCGAGCTCCGCGTGGAGGACATCCAGTCAGCCGAGCTGCCGGATGCGGTCCTCAGCGGCGAGGTCGACCTCGGGATCGTTTACGAGTACCCGCTGCTCCCTGCGAAGCGGCACTCGGACCTGAAATACAGACTGGTGCTGGACGAGGAGCTCGTGGTCCTCAGAGGCGGCCCCAACACGGAACGGGATGAGCGGGTCCGCCTGGAAGTCCTCGCCGAGGCAGTATGGGCGACGAATGCCAGCGGCTCGGACAGCGAGCAGGTGCTGCAACTGCTGTGCGCCGAGGTGGGATTCAGCCCGCGGATCCGGTTCAACAGCAACGACTTCGACGTCATCCGCGGCATCGTCAGTGAACAGCTCGCCGTGGCGCTCGTTCCTGCCCTCGCCCTCGGCATCGACCGGAACATCAAAATGCAGCGGCTCTCCGGCACTCCGTCGCGACGCCGGATTTACGCCGTCCGTCGCTGCACCGATCCGAACCCCCTGCTTCCTGACATGCTCGAAGCCCTTGATACAGCTGCCTCCAACTTCCTTGAGTGGACGGCCACAGCGTTCCTGACCCGTTTGACCTCTCCGCTGGCGAGCACCAGGAGCTGA
- a CDS encoding aspartate/glutamate racemase family protein — translation MLGVLMLATSFRRPVGDIGNPLTFPFPVLYETVPKASVHRVVKEPDLLLINEFVAAGRVLERRGAKAISTSCGFLALFQSEIQAQLSVPFAASSLLQVPEAERRHGQVGVLTARRASLTEAHFLGAGCRGLPAAVAGMDMSPAFTSAIVEGTADLDEQAVEQEVAEAAKSLLREHSRLGAIVLECTNLPPYAATVREVSGLLVYDSTTLCLALLKAAS, via the coding sequence ATGCTTGGCGTACTGATGCTGGCAACCTCGTTCCGACGCCCCGTGGGGGATATCGGCAACCCTTTGACCTTTCCGTTTCCCGTCCTCTACGAAACAGTGCCAAAAGCCTCGGTGCACAGGGTCGTCAAGGAACCCGACCTCCTTCTCATCAACGAGTTTGTCGCCGCGGGCCGCGTTTTGGAGCGTCGCGGCGCGAAGGCCATTTCCACGAGCTGCGGCTTCCTGGCGCTGTTCCAGTCCGAGATCCAGGCGCAGCTCTCGGTTCCCTTTGCCGCGTCGAGTCTCCTGCAAGTCCCGGAGGCGGAGCGACGGCACGGCCAGGTCGGGGTGCTGACGGCCCGCAGGGCGAGCCTGACCGAGGCCCACTTCCTTGGCGCCGGTTGCCGTGGCCTTCCTGCGGCCGTCGCAGGCATGGACATGAGTCCAGCCTTCACCTCCGCGATTGTCGAAGGCACCGCTGACCTGGACGAGCAAGCGGTGGAGCAGGAGGTCGCCGAGGCAGCGAAGTCGTTGCTGCGCGAACACAGCCGGTTGGGCGCCATCGTGCTGGAATGCACAAACCTCCCGCCCTACGCGGCGACGGTACGTGAGGTCTCGGGCTTGCTGGTCTACGACTCGACAACACTCTGCCTGGCGTTGCTCAAAGCAGCATCGTAA
- a CDS encoding TRAP transporter large permease subunit, whose product MLVVIVPLVLLFAIALVKKIPWIGGDIRAALLAAAVSAGLIGGLAPAEWALAIVDGVDRLAWVIALSLFGSIYAEAQVRLGAMETTLFGLRALFGKSPKGLIAAVFVTLILAGSLLGDAIAAATVIGFLVIHALSELRIKPVQIGMMILVGASIGSIMPPISQGVFLSASLVGIDPTPVTNLAYLTVGVGAVFAILESFRFVRAKRGLGSSLVSAVQTAGGPPPGTASGRAGRTGIPSAPAAAAGGAAGSGGGSTGPGAAPLDATGFKAFAGLMRERWKTLIPLAVLVAIVIAKTGFGFDVFTETPVLGSAVAWMGTIPVLKGIAFPVVLAIIVAIVVSFFFKSVRRDSLGTVGAGLGKVSGTIQIQLCAAAMIGIFYAVGAIDIVAVAAESLAGPELKLGGAAGIVAIGMLTGSQTAAQTVLVTFLGPILVNLGMDPVNAALGASHIAAAGQNMPPVGLTAFVVCGLVGSALNTKVDPVRVMILALPNSLYFLAIGLLVWFI is encoded by the coding sequence ATGCTGGTAGTTATCGTCCCCCTGGTGCTGCTGTTCGCCATTGCCCTCGTCAAGAAGATCCCGTGGATCGGCGGCGACATCCGCGCCGCGCTGCTGGCCGCTGCGGTCTCCGCCGGCCTGATCGGCGGTCTGGCACCGGCGGAGTGGGCCCTGGCAATTGTCGACGGTGTGGACCGCCTGGCCTGGGTCATTGCCCTATCGCTGTTCGGCAGCATCTACGCCGAAGCCCAGGTCCGCCTGGGGGCGATGGAGACGACACTCTTCGGACTGCGTGCGCTGTTCGGCAAGTCGCCAAAAGGCTTGATTGCCGCCGTCTTCGTGACGCTGATCCTTGCCGGGTCGCTGCTCGGAGATGCTATCGCCGCTGCAACGGTCATCGGCTTCCTGGTGATCCATGCCCTCAGCGAACTACGGATCAAGCCGGTTCAAATCGGCATGATGATCCTTGTCGGTGCGTCCATCGGCTCGATCATGCCGCCAATCTCACAGGGCGTCTTCCTGTCGGCGTCCCTGGTGGGAATCGACCCGACGCCCGTCACTAACCTTGCCTACCTGACGGTGGGCGTCGGGGCAGTCTTCGCGATCCTGGAATCCTTCCGGTTCGTCCGGGCCAAGCGCGGTCTCGGCAGCAGCCTGGTTTCGGCCGTCCAGACGGCCGGCGGACCTCCCCCGGGCACAGCGTCCGGCCGCGCGGGGCGAACGGGAATCCCCTCCGCCCCTGCGGCGGCCGCGGGCGGCGCGGCCGGATCCGGAGGCGGCTCGACGGGTCCGGGTGCTGCGCCGCTGGATGCTACAGGATTCAAGGCTTTCGCCGGACTCATGCGGGAGCGCTGGAAGACCCTGATTCCGCTGGCGGTGCTGGTGGCAATTGTGATCGCGAAGACCGGGTTCGGCTTTGACGTCTTCACCGAAACTCCCGTACTTGGCTCCGCCGTTGCCTGGATGGGAACGATTCCAGTGCTCAAAGGCATCGCCTTCCCGGTAGTGCTGGCGATCATCGTTGCCATCGTGGTGAGTTTCTTCTTCAAGAGCGTCAGGCGGGATTCCTTGGGAACGGTCGGCGCGGGACTGGGCAAGGTCAGCGGAACCATCCAGATCCAGCTCTGCGCCGCGGCCATGATCGGCATCTTCTACGCGGTGGGGGCAATCGACATCGTGGCGGTGGCCGCGGAGTCGCTGGCAGGTCCTGAGCTTAAGCTCGGCGGAGCAGCAGGCATCGTCGCGATTGGGATGCTGACCGGATCCCAGACCGCGGCACAGACCGTCTTGGTGACCTTCCTTGGACCTATCCTGGTCAACCTCGGCATGGATCCGGTCAATGCTGCCTTGGGCGCCTCGCATATTGCGGCGGCCGGCCAGAACATGCCTCCCGTGGGGCTGACCGCGTTCGTGGTCTGTGGTCTCGTCGGTTCCGCCCTGAACACCAAGGTGGATCCGGTTAGGGTGATGATCCTGGCCTTGCCGAACTCGCTGTACTTCCTCGCCATTGGCCTGCTGGTCTGGTTTATCTGA